In the genome of Neofelis nebulosa isolate mNeoNeb1 chromosome 8, mNeoNeb1.pri, whole genome shotgun sequence, one region contains:
- the SH3BP1 gene encoding SH3 domain-binding protein 1 isoform X2 gives MMKRQLHRMRQLAQTGSLGRTPETAEFLGEDLHQVEQRLEPAKRAAHNVHKRLQACLQGQSGADMDKRVKKLPLMALSTTMAESFKELDPDSSMGKALEMSCAIQNQLARILAEFEMTLERDVLQPLSRLSEEELPAILKHKKSLQKLVSDWNTLKSRLTQAAKNSGGGQGLGGGPGSYSHTATATKVETLKEEEEELKRKVEQCKDEYLADLYHFATKEDTYANHFIHLMEIQADYHRKSLSSLDTALAELRENHSQADPSPSMTAAPFFRVYGVSLGTHLQELGRDIALPIEACVMMLLSEGMKEEGLFRLAAGASVLKRLKQTMASDPRGLQEFCSDPHAVAGALKSYLRELPEPLMTFDLYDDWMRAASLKEPGARLEALQEVCSRLPQDNLSNLRYLMKFLARLAEEQEVNKMTPSNIAIVLGPNLLWPPEKEGDQAQLDAASVSSIQVVGVVEALIQNADTLFPGDVNFNVSGLFSAPVPQDKVSNRPASEELPTIAVSTPAPAPAPAPASAAARERIESEAPPRPASPKVSRSPSEAATPGEDMARKTLWQGPRGAAGRKEGPARPYRTLICLLPTYFFVRLVNKLFWTTPEQLPKC, from the exons ATGATGAAGAGGCAGCTGCATCGCATGCGGCAGCTGGCCCAGACGGGCAGCTTGGGACG CACCCCGGAGACTGCCGAGTTCCTGGGGGAGGATCTGCACCAG GTGGAGCAGCGGTTGGAGCCAGCCAAGCGGGCGGCCCACAATGTCCACAAACGGCTGCAGGCCTGTCTGCAGGGCCAGAGCGGGGCAGACATGGACAAGCGGGTg AAGAAGCTCCCCCTCATGGCTCTGTCCACCACAATGGCCGAGAGCTTCAAGGAGCTGGACCCTGATTCCAGCATGGG GAAGGCCTTAGAGATGAGCTGTGCCATTCAGAACCAGCTGGCCCGCATTCTGGCCGAGTTTGAGATGACCCTGGAGAGGGATGTCCTGCAGCCGCTCAGCAGGCTGAGTGAG GAGGAGCTGCCGGCCATCCTCAAGCACAAGAAAAGCCTGCAGAAGCTGGTGTCTGACTGGAACACCCTGAAGAGCAG GCTCACTCAGGCAGCCAAGAACTCGGGCGGCGGTCAGGGCCTGGGCGGTGGCCCCGGCAGTTACAGCCACACTGCCACCGCCACCAAAGTGGAGAcgctgaaggaggaggaggaggaactgAAGAGGAAGGTGGAACAGTGCAAG GACGAGTACTTGGCCGACCTTTACCACTTCGCCACCAAGGAGGACACATATGCCAACCACTTCATCCAC CTCATGGAGATCCAAGCTGATTACCATCGCAAGTCTCTGAGCTCACTGGACACGGCCCTGGCTGAGCTGAGGGAGAACCACAGCCAAGCAG acccctccccctcGATGACGGCCGCCCCCTTCTTCAGGGTGTATGGGGTGTCACTGGGAACCCATTTGCAAGAGCTGGGCCGGGACATCGCCCTGCCCATCGAGGCCTGCGTCATGATGCTGCTTTCTGAGGGCATGAAGGAAGAG GGCCTCTTCCGCCTGGCCGCTGGGGCCTCGGTGCTGAAACGTCTCAAGCAGACCATGGCCTCGGACCCGCGCGGCCTGCAGGAGTTCTGCTCCGACCCCCACGCCGTGGCAG GTGCCCTCAAGTCCTATCTGCGGGAGCTGCCAGAGCCCTTGATGACCTTTGACCTCTATGACGATTGGATGAGGGCAGCCAG TCTGAAGGAGCCAGGAGCCCGGCTGGAGGCCCTCCAGGAAGTGTGCAGCCGCCTCCCCCAGGACAACCTCAGCAACCTCAG GTACCTGATGAAGTTCCTGGCACGGCTGGCTGAGGAGCAGGAGGTGAATAAAATGACGCCCAGCAACATTGCCATCGTCCTGGGGCCCAACCTGCTGTGGCCTCCCGAGAAAGAAGG GGACCAGGCCCAGCTGGACGCAGCCTCAGTGTCCTCCATCCAGGTGGTGGGCGTGGTCGAGGCTCTGATACAGAACGCGGACACCCTCTTCCCGGGAG ACGTCAACTTCAACGTGTCAGGCCTGTTCTCAGCCCCTGTCCCCCAGGACAAGGTCAGCAACAGGCCAGCTTCTGAGGAGCTTCCAACGATCGCTGTGTCCACACccgctccagccccagcccctgccccggcCTCAGCGGCTGCCAGGGAAAG GATAGAGTCCGAGGCGCCCCCCAGACCAGCCTCTCCCAAGGTCAGTAGGAGCCCCTCGGAGGCAGCCACTCCAGGGGAGGACATGGCTCGAAAGA CTCTCTGGCAGGGTCCCAGGGGAGCCGCCGGAAGGAAGGAGGGGCCTGCCCGCCCCTACAGGACTCTTATTTGTCTCTTGCCAACATATTTTTTTGTAAGGCtggtaaataaattattttggacAACACCAGAGCAGCTGCCCAAATGCTAG
- the SH3BP1 gene encoding SH3 domain-binding protein 1 isoform X1 produces the protein MMKRQLHRMRQLAQTGSLGRTPETAEFLGEDLHQVEQRLEPAKRAAHNVHKRLQACLQGQSGADMDKRVKKLPLMALSTTMAESFKELDPDSSMGKALEMSCAIQNQLARILAEFEMTLERDVLQPLSRLSEEELPAILKHKKSLQKLVSDWNTLKSRLTQAAKNSGGGQGLGGGPGSYSHTATATKVETLKEEEEELKRKVEQCKDEYLADLYHFATKEDTYANHFIHLMEIQADYHRKSLSSLDTALAELRENHSQADPSPSMTAAPFFRVYGVSLGTHLQELGRDIALPIEACVMMLLSEGMKEEGLFRLAAGASVLKRLKQTMASDPRGLQEFCSDPHAVAGALKSYLRELPEPLMTFDLYDDWMRAASLKEPGARLEALQEVCSRLPQDNLSNLRYLMKFLARLAEEQEVNKMTPSNIAIVLGPNLLWPPEKEGDQAQLDAASVSSIQVVGVVEALIQNADTLFPGDVNFNVSGLFSAPVPQDKVSNRPASEELPTIAVSTPAPAPAPAPASAAARERIESEAPPRPASPKVSRSPSEAATPGEDMARKTKRPAPARPTMPPPQVSSPRSSPPAPPPPPGSGSPVTPQALPRRLVGSSLRAPTVPPPLPPNPPQPARRQSRRSPASPSPASPGPASPSAVSLSMPVQVDLGVATEEGRAPEVVGRASTPPAIPPQPRPRSLASETD, from the exons ATGATGAAGAGGCAGCTGCATCGCATGCGGCAGCTGGCCCAGACGGGCAGCTTGGGACG CACCCCGGAGACTGCCGAGTTCCTGGGGGAGGATCTGCACCAG GTGGAGCAGCGGTTGGAGCCAGCCAAGCGGGCGGCCCACAATGTCCACAAACGGCTGCAGGCCTGTCTGCAGGGCCAGAGCGGGGCAGACATGGACAAGCGGGTg AAGAAGCTCCCCCTCATGGCTCTGTCCACCACAATGGCCGAGAGCTTCAAGGAGCTGGACCCTGATTCCAGCATGGG GAAGGCCTTAGAGATGAGCTGTGCCATTCAGAACCAGCTGGCCCGCATTCTGGCCGAGTTTGAGATGACCCTGGAGAGGGATGTCCTGCAGCCGCTCAGCAGGCTGAGTGAG GAGGAGCTGCCGGCCATCCTCAAGCACAAGAAAAGCCTGCAGAAGCTGGTGTCTGACTGGAACACCCTGAAGAGCAG GCTCACTCAGGCAGCCAAGAACTCGGGCGGCGGTCAGGGCCTGGGCGGTGGCCCCGGCAGTTACAGCCACACTGCCACCGCCACCAAAGTGGAGAcgctgaaggaggaggaggaggaactgAAGAGGAAGGTGGAACAGTGCAAG GACGAGTACTTGGCCGACCTTTACCACTTCGCCACCAAGGAGGACACATATGCCAACCACTTCATCCAC CTCATGGAGATCCAAGCTGATTACCATCGCAAGTCTCTGAGCTCACTGGACACGGCCCTGGCTGAGCTGAGGGAGAACCACAGCCAAGCAG acccctccccctcGATGACGGCCGCCCCCTTCTTCAGGGTGTATGGGGTGTCACTGGGAACCCATTTGCAAGAGCTGGGCCGGGACATCGCCCTGCCCATCGAGGCCTGCGTCATGATGCTGCTTTCTGAGGGCATGAAGGAAGAG GGCCTCTTCCGCCTGGCCGCTGGGGCCTCGGTGCTGAAACGTCTCAAGCAGACCATGGCCTCGGACCCGCGCGGCCTGCAGGAGTTCTGCTCCGACCCCCACGCCGTGGCAG GTGCCCTCAAGTCCTATCTGCGGGAGCTGCCAGAGCCCTTGATGACCTTTGACCTCTATGACGATTGGATGAGGGCAGCCAG TCTGAAGGAGCCAGGAGCCCGGCTGGAGGCCCTCCAGGAAGTGTGCAGCCGCCTCCCCCAGGACAACCTCAGCAACCTCAG GTACCTGATGAAGTTCCTGGCACGGCTGGCTGAGGAGCAGGAGGTGAATAAAATGACGCCCAGCAACATTGCCATCGTCCTGGGGCCCAACCTGCTGTGGCCTCCCGAGAAAGAAGG GGACCAGGCCCAGCTGGACGCAGCCTCAGTGTCCTCCATCCAGGTGGTGGGCGTGGTCGAGGCTCTGATACAGAACGCGGACACCCTCTTCCCGGGAG ACGTCAACTTCAACGTGTCAGGCCTGTTCTCAGCCCCTGTCCCCCAGGACAAGGTCAGCAACAGGCCAGCTTCTGAGGAGCTTCCAACGATCGCTGTGTCCACACccgctccagccccagcccctgccccggcCTCAGCGGCTGCCAGGGAAAG GATAGAGTCCGAGGCGCCCCCCAGACCAGCCTCTCCCAAGGTCAGTAGGAGCCCCTCGGAGGCAGCCACTCCAGGGGAGGACATGGCTCGAAAGA CTAAGCGCCCAGCGCCAGCCCGGCCCACCATGCCGCCCCCCCAGGTCTCCAGCCCGCgctcctcccctccagccccacccccgccccctggctCTGGCAGCCCTGTGaccccccaggccctgccccgcCGTCTGGTCGGCAGCAGCCTCCGGGCCCCCACGGTGCCACCCCCcttgccccccaaccccccgcagCCCGCCCGACGCCAGAGCCGGCGTTCGCCAGCCTCCCCCAGCCCGGCCTCCCCGGGGCCGGCCTCCCCTAGCGCAGTGTCTCTGAGCATGCCTGTGCAGGTGGACCTAGGGGTGGCCACAGAGGAGGGACGGGCCCCTGAGGTTGTAGGCAGGGCCTCCACTCCCCCGGCCATCCCCCCTCAACCCCGGCCCAGGAGCCTTGCCTCAGAGACCGACTGA